The segment TATAAAACGCTACCCAGATGAGATAGAACCAAAGGTGGCGCTAGGCGTGGGCGATGTGGGctaccgcctacggcctcgcagtccgaggggcctcgcgcctcaaatacatGTAACTGGGAagcaacgtaaaaaaatattagttatttcttgcgccaccagagggcgtCGCTAAATGTCCCTTGCTCGcacaaaattttggttttgcCCCGCAACTGGATAGAACAATAGAAGACGCACTACATACCGGAATTCAGCACCGGAATGTCTATGCTCACGGAATAAACCAAGAATAAACTAGCTTTTGTACCAATGGCGAGAATAGATCTAAAATTGAAAACGATTTGTTGTAACGTTTGTAGAGACCTTTATTTTAGCTTGTATTATATATGTGTGAagcaaagaatacaatactcacaaGTACTCACAAGGAGGTGTGAAGCGTCAAATGTGGCCAAATacattattgattgattgaaaaattAACCGGTTCAGGGTAAAACCGGTTCGAGTAAATTGATCGAGTCATAATATTGGTTTTGGTTAAaagaaagatataaaaaaaaaattactttgccGCTGTATGTACTGGtatgtaatgaaataaatttaaatagctACATATGTTTACAAGGTTGACaacattacttaattaaaaaagaaaaaaaaaacgcctcttGTTCCGCGTACCGATACAATGCAATGGCGATCGCGATTCGAGTTTAGATTTTGTTAAACTTAAAAACCTTGATTTCTTTTTGTTGTTGTACAGCGATTCTCTGTAATTGCTATAGTTTTAGCTAATTCGTATGTGACAGTTCTTTACCGGAGTTTTCTACCATGATTTGTGTAACTACTTTGTAACATGTCCGAAGAAATGGACTTGAATGTAAACAACCTCTCCGCTGCCGGAGAGGCTTTTGAGGTATCCCAATCAAATTCCTCGTATTTAGAAAATGAGGGTATCTCCTCTCCCGGCAGAGAGTGCTCGCAGCCTGCTGCCGTAGATGCGGCCGAATTAAGCGATATGTCAATAGAAAACGATCTCGTATCGTCCACCAACAACGAGGATCAATCGCAACTGACTTACTGCAACTTAGATGTAGGCAGCGAAGTGAACATCAACGAAGATGAGCCGGACGAAACGAACACCGCATTTGATCTTGGAAACGAGGCCAACTCGGAACCTCATAATTTACATGAAACCGATTATGTGCAAGAACAAAGTAATGCAGTCAGTAACGATGTGGACAACGAGGTGGACATGGAGTTAGACGAGACAGTGGAGACAGAAGCGGTGAGCAGCTCGGAAGTATGTCAGCCTACTAGCTTATCCTCTTCGAAACAAGGTAGAGGTAGGGGCAGAGGCAGAGGGAGAGCACGGGGAAGAGGGAGAGGGCGAGGCAAGGGCAGAGGTAggaaaacaataacaaataatgaTTCAACCTCCATTAATTTTGGCACAGACATTTCTAGTGATATTAGTGCAAATATAAGTTCAGAACCTTTCCCTGAGAATACATTACAATCCGCAAACAACAATATGGACTCAATTCAAACGGAGACAAATGGCTTTCTCGTATCACCAAGTCAGAGTACGGAGACTCCCACTGAACAAGTCCCTGTAACTAGAAAAAGGGGCAGGAAAAAGAAAGAGCCACCTGTGCTAAGTGATACTGGAAGCTTGGAAAGTCCAGAAGTTGTAAGTCCAAAAGTTCGTTGTAGAAGAGCTCCACCTATTGTTAAAGATACTGGAAGCTCTCAAAGTCCAGTAGTTGAAAGTCCAAGAGTTTCCCGTAGAAGAGGTCGGCCAAGGAAAAATTCAAGTCTTAATGATATAACTGAAAACCAAACAACAGTTAATGGGGATTCTTTACCTGTCAATGCCAGCTCTACTGAAATGAAAGACCTTAATAAAATGGTTAAAAATTTGTCCCAACTTGAAGACAAATTACGTAAATTACAGGACAACCTTTCTAATATAGAGAATTTAGAGGAAgatgaagatgatgatgaagaaGATATGTGCTTAAGTCAGCTGAAAACATCAATTGATTGTGAAAAAGCATCAGAAGCCAAGGATCCCATATTGCAAGGGTTGCAAGAAATGCCTTCTTCTCCATTGGCTGAACCTGAGACAGATATGATTGAGGAAAGTGCAAGCGCTCCTAGTGCGCCAATCACTCAGGCTGAGGTCATCAAGGACAATGATGCCACCACAACAGAAAGCAACACCCCTTTGACAGAAAATGTTACAGAAGATAATGACACATCAGAAAAAGTTACAACAGAAAATATAACTACAGAAAATGTAACTACTGAAAATGTAACTACAGAAAATGTAACTACAGAATGTGCAACTACAGAAAATGCAACTACAGAAAATGCCATTGCAGAAAAAATAATAGGCAAAGAAGTTGAAAATAAGTCTATGGATAATAATGAGTCACTTCTTGTTGAAGGTACTTCTAAGAGACCTAAGAGAAGAAATGCAAGGAAAACATTTAAATACAGAAATGATGATGATTCCGATGAAGATCCATTTGCTAATGTTGAGCTATCGGATGATGATGAACCAAGGAGAAAAAAGAAAAGTGGCAGGTATAACTCTGATGATGAATACATACCAGGAAGAAAAGGAAGGGAAAGCTCCATAGACTCCTCAGATAGTGCAGTTGGTGATGCACTAGATGAGTTAGAAGAGCTAAAAATGACAACAAAAAAAAGAGGCCGAATGAAAAAAGAAATTCAATTAGAAGAAGAGAAAATGCCTCTTATTTCAGACATAGTTAGCCAGAGTCCATTGAAAGCATCAAGTTTGAATCAAGTTGAAGATAAAAAAGAGCCTTGGAGATTTTCTCCAAATGCAGTTCAAGATTTGTGTGATGATACTGAAGTGCAACCATCTGTAAACAATGAAATCAAACCTACACCACCTCCACAGTCATCAAACACTTGGGGTTCAAGTAAGGAGTTTGAAAATTTCCTTGCAAAGAAAATTCACGGTAccaatttgaaaattaaaaaagtgtctAAAAAATCTAACTTATCACCAAGTGTAGTAGCACCTATAGAAATCCCAGTCTTAGAAGCAAATGAAGTTAAGAAGAAAGTAGAAGTATCTTCTCAAACCAACAAAGTAACTACAGAAACTACAAGTACTCAGACTAGCGGACCCTGCACACTTTCAATGAAGACCAATGTTCCTTTAAATAGTGAACAATCAGAAAACGCGTGCAAATTCCTTACTAGCATTGTGAAAACTACTTCAGAATTGGGAACCTTGATGACTCAAAAGTCTGATGACTTtattcaaaagaaaataaacacaACTAATGTGGTAGACACTTTTAAGATAGATTATTGTGTGAAGAAATCATTTTTATTACTGAAACTTGCTAAACATAATATTATGCAAATGGAAGAGGACTTAACCAATCAATATGAAAAGTTTTTGCAAGAAAATGACCTATCATCATACAGGGAACAAGAGAAGAAATTAGAGCCCACACCCAAAAAGGAAAAAGAAGATAGTGATAGTGACTGTGAAATAGTTGGGGAAACTCCACCTCAAAAGGTTGAAGTAAAAAAAGAAAGCAAACCTAAATTCAATCCaaaaacagtatttttaaataaagaactttcTATCAAAATTGCTAAAAAGCCAAGTGAAGAAGTCaagagcaataaaaatattaatatcaaagGCAGACACACTGTGTGGATCAGTGATTCGGTGATGGTAAAGAAAGTAAAGGGCCCTCAGTCTTTTTTAGCCCAGGACAGCCGAAATAAAAAACCCCCtgataataaaattacagaaaaaatgGTAAGTGATTTTTTTGAGGATTATTATCGCCAGAAAGCATTATTTACGTGTGCTCCATTTGTATCCACGGAATGGTCTACCTGGCAACATAACAGATACATCTGCCAATATTTTACTGTTGAACCTGATAATCTTACAAATGGTAATATTTCTAGAACTGAGGAGAATTTCACGGATAATGAAAGTAACCCAAGTGTGAGTGAAAGTGGCAATGAACTTAGTGAGAAAATTAAATGTGAAGTTAGCAAATTGAGCAACCCAACAACACTTTTATCAATTTGCTTGAAGAATCTGCATGAACACTTTTATCTGACGGAACCTAGTGATGTGAACAATACTTTTCCCATTCCCGAATGCACGAATGATACTAGTGCAGCTCTGTTTTATCAGCCGAAAACACTATTTTCATCATGCTGTGAGcacctaaaaaaaaatgagcAGAATTCCAGGGCAGAAAATAAGTTGTTAGTAAATGCTTCTGTGATTGTACCACAAAATCTACCTTCCCAAAAAGGTAATCACTTTAGAATTGAAAATGCAGATGACGATGACGACAATCAAGAAGAGGACATCAAATTACTAAATGCTTCAGAGATCCTATCCCACCCAATCCCTTCTTTGAAAGCAttgtgttatttaaaaataacatgctGTGTGCATCTAAACAATGAGCAGAATTTGAGGGCACAAAATAAGTTGGTAAATGATTCTGAGATTGTACCACAAAATCTACCTTCTCTAAAAGGTAATTACTTTATAGTTGAAAATTCAGATGAAGATAGCGACAATCAAGAAGAGGATGCTAAATTACTAAATGCTTCAGAGATCCTATCCCGACCTATCCCTTCTTTGAAAGCAttgtgttatttaaaaataactaaacttGACTTTACAAATTGCATAAAAAGTGACAATAAGACTGTCATGTCTAATAGTGAAATTGATGAAACTGAATATTATGAAAGTGACTTCTCATGTGATGATTCCAGCCAAGAAGTCAAGTCGCTGTCGACTTTATGTGTTCAGATAATCCAACGAAGCCAAAAAGTTCTTCAGCCTAATAAATcaagtgatttttgtattaggGACAGTTTCTCATTTAGATCTCCAAATTCGTTGATGCATATTGCTTTTAAATGTATAACAAGTTTACTAAAAGAATGTCACATAAGTGACCCTAACAAGTCACAAATCGATATTGTATGTCATGTAACTCCCCGTAACGTAAAAAAACTAGCTGATATATGCTTTGATATTGTATCAAAGTTGTATGAAGCTGACAATTCTCAAGTAACTGTAAGTGCTGAAACCCCACCTATAGCACTTACTATCAATGCGGTTAATACACTCTCAGAAGAAGCATTCCTTAATATTGAGGAAAATACGAATGATCAAGATAATTCAGATTATTATGAAGATGATGCTGGAACTCTTTACGAGGATGAATCCATGGAACCTAATTATAATGAAGATGAAGATGCCAATCATAGGGAAAATGAAAGTTGGATTTCTAAAGTACAGTTAAAAGAACTTATGTCTTGTGCTGTATCTGACAAACAGAAAAATGGATCAAAGTCCATTCCAGAAAATGAAAATGTTCCTGTAGCAACTGAGAATTATCCtcttattgctaatgtcaaaaCTGAACTGGGCTTAGAGGAGAAACCTGCTATTGCTGAGAACTTTGTTCCGTTTATTAAAACTGAACCAGATCATTATGTCGATCAAATGACCATCATTCCAGAAAGTGTTGTTACAAAAACGGAATCTTTTGATAATGTTGATCCGTTACCTGTTGGTAGAGAACCAATTCAAAGACAAAATAGCACAAGTTTTGATgaagaaaattttgaaaatttcgtTAGGTGTAATAAAATGATACATGCTATTAGCACTTACGAAAATGAGAATGAAGAAACATTTAGTCAAAGTGCTTTGCGAGTCCGCAGACAGCATGAACCTGATTCTGATAACGAAAATGACACAAGTATGAGTTTACTAGTACCGCATACATTTGAGGCTCTCACTGTTGAATCTGCTAAAGGAAGCCTTCTAGAAAACAGCGAGAGTGACAGTGAAAATGTTGGTAAAAAGAACAACAAACGAAAACCTGGTAGACCTAAAACAAAGAAGCCTCAGCCTCCAAAACAAACCAAAGAAGTACCtgcaaaagaaaataaagaagtACCTTCAAAAGAAAACAAAGAAGTCCAGTCAAAAGAACATAAAGAGGTACAGTCGAAAGACAAACCTGTTCCTGTTAATGAGCTAGCTATACTCACTAGACGAATGCGAGAACGAATTAGacaagaagagaaaaaaggcgAGTCATCAGATTCGGATTCTGAAAACGTGGCACAAACCTCAAAGCAGgaaaaagaaacaaagaaagaaACGAGACGTTCGCGATTGGCTGCTAAAAACAACAAGAATGTGGATGATGAGATACAGTGTAATAATGTAGATTCAACAGAGCAAATAACGGATACTACTGCCAATAAATCCAAAGATGAAACTGGAACTAATCCCAAAGAAGATAATAAGTTCACTGGATTTAGTGCCGTTgatcaaaatgaaatttctaCATATCATAAATACGTTAAATATGTTTATGACCAAATTTTACCAAAAGTAAATGAAGAGACTGAATTGAAAACTACAGAAGAAAATTCAAACAAAGATGAAAAGACAAAGGATAATAAAAAAGAGTCAGATGAGATAATCAATTCACAGGAACCAATAGAACTTTTAGAATGCACACCTACAATGCCAATATTTGAGGAGGAAGAGGCTAAACCTAATCGAAAATCTATCACAAAATCACCAGGCAAAAAGAAAGAAGCGAAACATGCTAAAGAAGAATTAGTAAGCAAAGACAAAGGAGATGCTAAACACGACAATGATGCTAAAAAAGAACTATTTGGCAAAGTAACTGAGAAAAGCGAATTATTCACTGAACGCAATGGATGGAAATGTTATCCGATTCTCAGTAGTGACACAAAACTTTATGAACAAATTCCCATCATTGCCTTGGAAAAATTACCAGAATCTTTTGTTCAGACATATTTTGAATATCAAGATATAGCTGTAAAAAGCAAAGACGACGAAGAAATAGATAGGTAAATATAATCACGAATgtttagttgtaaattgtttggGATAGTCAGCTTTCATTTAACTTGTCTTTATTTCAGATTGACAAACCTTCAGTCCTTGAATAGGGTATCTAGTGTAAAGAAACCTAGAGCTCGCAGAGAAAAAGTGCCAGGTGAAGAGCAAGACAAGTCTTTCCAAGATGGCAATGACCGACCGGAAAGCCCTGCAGACGCAGGCCATTACAATGAATTGTTGCCTTCTGAAGATGAAGGTGATAACTATGAGGACGATTTTACAACACCAGTAAGCATTTTTAACGAAAGTTTGATAGTAAAATGTATTCATAGCTTAAATAGGTTtgaacattttttcattttatgttaagtacagtcgagtaaatatttatacatttcttcaccttaatccattggaATAAGgtgaaatatttatacatatttatgaactcaacTGTTCTGTTTTAGGGTCCAGATGCTACGGAAAACAATATGGCGAAAAATTTGCTcatgaatgatgatgatgatgaagacgACACACCACTATCTCACAGAAAAATCAAGAATGAAGTTGATGGCGATGCcacctttaaaaaaaagaggCCTGGACCGAAATCTAAAACAGTTGATATAAAACAGGAGCATCCAGATTCGTTAATGCTTACGGCAGACAAGATGATGAACAAAGAATTGACCCTTTTACATGCACCAGTAGTTTTGGATAACGAAAATGCGAAAACACCTGTTAAAGGTCCTCTTACAAGAAATAAACCGGTATGTAAATGTTAATTTTACTCTGCTGGCATATCTATTgataaaatttttatttttattcctttCATATTCCAGAGAAGTGGTACAAAGAGTGGTGGTAAGGGAGAGCGAAGAAAGTCCGATGATTCCTCATCAGAGGAAGAAAAGCAATGGGTaaatactaaagaaaaacttcTAAAGAGAATGGGAAAAAAACAAGAAACTGCAATGTAAGTTTGTTTACTTCAtagtaaatattgtaataaaatatttcgcAGGTGTTTAATTaaagttgtttatttattgttgtaGGGAAGACGATGCTAAGCGGGCTAAACTCGTGAGTGAATTCATAGAACGACGGAACACAAGTGACAAACCGTTGATATTGAATCATAAAACTCGCGGTCGATCCAGACGTTCTAGGAAAAAGATGTTGGAGAGGCAAAAGCAGATGAGGTAATATGAAACTTAATAAAAGCACAAAACAACccaagcaaaaaaaatgttacttttatGTCAGTCTGAATTAAGTACTTATGACAATGCTTTCCAATGTTGTTCTATTTGTTTCCAAGCTGCCTGAATACACCATAACCGATGTGTGCCAGGAGTGTCTGAGGTTTTGTGAGAAGATGGATGATAGGCTTTCCAGCACTTGCACttgattattaatatctgttttttattttatatatgttttgtatttgtatagtctaattattcggtgtattggcatatgctgtaatgccgtgtaaatatttgaaaaaaaaaaactctccgACTATTCCAGAGTGCTGTCGTATGAGCTACTCGGAGAAGCGGGGCCGCATGGTCCAAAAGGAAACTCCGCAGCATATTTCAAGGGACGCCGTAATATTAGGAAGGTGTGTTCTAAATGATATTTATCATTGAATCTAGTTATAATCTCAAACATTGTTGGACTTACTTGATTtaaagtcatatttttttaacctatTTTTGTCTACAACTGGATTGAACCAATTTATAGACTTTAACTATAGAGTTGAAAGATACCAGAGGTAGGCTCTCTAAGACTAAATTGATTTCATAACACGCCGTTTTCTCGTACGGCACGTACCCAATCGCAAATTGGGGCTGAGCGCGGAAAGGCTCAAATAAGTGATTATGTACGTGTGTGAAATCGGCTTGTAATAAAGTCACAGTTTTTTCTGAAGCAACCCTGCCTCTATCTGTCAACTCTGATTTGAAtgctgtcgtcaagctcaccatacttattaacctatcgaatgagctaatggttttacggatactggaaagcgatatgtaaatgtactacatacctatacgaggcctggatgttagtgagatgacgatatgagttgtgttggtgtccgactttattacctacatataacatgagtatcacatgattatccacctggtttcttgagcttaatagtcgcctccaaacctccccttatagcgaccccattccccacccaaagtttacctt is part of the Cydia pomonella isolate Wapato2018A chromosome 18, ilCydPomo1, whole genome shotgun sequence genome and harbors:
- the LOC133527946 gene encoding uncharacterized protein LOC133527946 isoform X1; the protein is MSEEMDLNVNNLSAAGEAFEVSQSNSSYLENEGISSPGRECSQPAAVDAAELSDMSIENDLVSSTNNEDQSQLTYCNLDVGSEVNINEDEPDETNTAFDLGNEANSEPHNLHETDYVQEQSNAVSNDVDNEVDMELDETVETEAVSSSEVCQPTSLSSSKQGRGRGRGRGRARGRGRGRGKGRGRKTITNNDSTSINFGTDISSDISANISSEPFPENTLQSANNNMDSIQTETNGFLVSPSQSTETPTEQVPVTRKRGRKKKEPPVLSDTGSLESPEVVSPKVRCRRAPPIVKDTGSSQSPVVESPRVSRRRGRPRKNSSLNDITENQTTVNGDSLPVNASSTEMKDLNKMVKNLSQLEDKLRKLQDNLSNIENLEEDEDDDEEDMCLSQLKTSIDCEKASEAKDPILQGLQEMPSSPLAEPETDMIEESASAPSAPITQAEVIKDNDATTTESNTPLTENVTEDNDTSEKVTTENITTENVTTENVTTENVTTECATTENATTENAIAEKIIGKEVENKSMDNNESLLVEGTSKRPKRRNARKTFKYRNDDDSDEDPFANVELSDDDEPRRKKKSGRYNSDDEYIPGRKGRESSIDSSDSAVGDALDELEELKMTTKKRGRMKKEIQLEEEKMPLISDIVSQSPLKASSLNQVEDKKEPWRFSPNAVQDLCDDTEVQPSVNNEIKPTPPPQSSNTWGSSKEFENFLAKKIHGTNLKIKKVSKKSNLSPSVVAPIEIPVLEANEVKKKVEVSSQTNKVTTETTSTQTSGPCTLSMKTNVPLNSEQSENACKFLTSIVKTTSELGTLMTQKSDDFIQKKINTTNVVDTFKIDYCVKKSFLLLKLAKHNIMQMEEDLTNQYEKFLQENDLSSYREQEKKLEPTPKKEKEDSDSDCEIVGETPPQKVEVKKESKPKFNPKTVFLNKELSIKIAKKPSEEVKSNKNINIKGRHTVWISDSVMVKKVKGPQSFLAQDSRNKKPPDNKITEKMVSDFFEDYYRQKALFTCAPFVSTEWSTWQHNRYICQYFTVEPDNLTNGNISRTEENFTDNESNPSVSESGNELSEKIKCEVSKLSNPTTLLSICLKNLHEHFYLTEPSDVNNTFPIPECTNDTSAALFYQPKTLFSSCCEHLKKNEQNSRAENKLLVNASVIVPQNLPSQKGNHFRIENADDDDDNQEEDIKLLNASEILSHPIPSLKALCYLKITCCVHLNNEQNLRAQNKLVNDSEIVPQNLPSLKGNYFIVENSDEDSDNQEEDAKLLNASEILSRPIPSLKALCYLKITKLDFTNCIKSDNKTVMSNSEIDETEYYESDFSCDDSSQEVKSLSTLCVQIIQRSQKVLQPNKSSDFCIRDSFSFRSPNSLMHIAFKCITSLLKECHISDPNKSQIDIVCHVTPRNVKKLADICFDIVSKLYEADNSQVTVSAETPPIALTINAVNTLSEEAFLNIEENTNDQDNSDYYEDDAGTLYEDESMEPNYNEDEDANHRENESWISKVQLKELMSCAVSDKQKNGSKSIPENENVPVATENYPLIANVKTELGLEEKPAIAENFVPFIKTEPDHYVDQMTIIPESVVTKTESFDNVDPLPVGREPIQRQNSTSFDEENFENFVRCNKMIHAISTYENENEETFSQSALRVRRQHEPDSDNENDTSMSLLVPHTFEALTVESAKGSLLENSESDSENVGKKNNKRKPGRPKTKKPQPPKQTKEVPAKENKEVPSKENKEVQSKEHKEVQSKDKPVPVNELAILTRRMRERIRQEEKKGESSDSDSENVAQTSKQEKETKKETRRSRLAAKNNKNVDDEIQCNNVDSTEQITDTTANKSKDETGTNPKEDNKFTGFSAVDQNEISTYHKYVKYVYDQILPKVNEETELKTTEENSNKDEKTKDNKKESDEIINSQEPIELLECTPTMPIFEEEEAKPNRKSITKSPGKKKEAKHAKEELVSKDKGDAKHDNDAKKELFGKVTEKSELFTERNGWKCYPILSSDTKLYEQIPIIALEKLPESFVQTYFEYQDIAVKSKDDEEIDRLTNLQSLNRVSSVKKPRARREKVPGEEQDKSFQDGNDRPESPADAGHYNELLPSEDEGDNYEDDFTTPGPDATENNMAKNLLMNDDDDEDDTPLSHRKIKNEVDGDATFKKKRPGPKSKTVDIKQEHPDSLMLTADKMMNKELTLLHAPVVLDNENAKTPVKGPLTRNKPRSGTKSGGKGERRKSDDSSSEEEKQWVNTKEKLLKRMGKKQETAMEDDAKRAKLVSEFIERRNTSDKPLILNHKTRGRSRRSRKKMLERQKQMRVLSYELLGEAGPHGPKGNSAAYFKGRRNIRKVIDKKSLARSTVIANMEEFERKRRLSMKQKQLEEILGCEEGVNVIVTNDEVCLEYDFNVGQPAVTVHPFFTKVMKAHQYEGVKFMWDACFESLERVQSGHPGGGCILAHCMGLGKTLQVLALLHTVLTHPGVGMRRVLVCCPLSTVLNWVDEIHKWIGPVTDEIKPNKMRRKLQVFELSKLRKTYERAYQLEDWYNGGGIFIIGYELFRSLTTLDAELDDVRQTIIDKIRTALLDPGPDIIVCDEGHLLKNDCSVLAVAMSRVATRRRIVLTGTPMQNNLREYYCMVNFVKPNLLGTYSEYSNRFENPIMNGQHRDSVVEDIKLMKARTHILHKVLEGCLQRQEASVLYPYLPKKHEYTVFISLTKCQCDLYKHYLNVYANKNKQSILKDFHTLQKIWSHPQVLHNFNMKARDEKIKVKAEKLEDDLAREDLTASEDIKPSSTDVWWLQYLDGGDMLERLESSNKFITVFRILEEAVALDDKVLIFSTSLITMDSLEYFLKKINNWSLGQEYYRLDGSVPPEVRQKWCREFNAEHNYKTKLFLISTRAGSLGLNMTAANRVIILDTSWNPAHDIQSIFRVYRFGQKKDCFIYRLVALGTMEQKIYERAVTKQAVSCRVVDEQQIDRHYNMAELTELYRFDETGTSVAGGVAVGVQDVVLLRVARDAALHAVHEHDSLLRGSEAALSEHERAAAWQQFQQETQHNQMPQGKVPKKEKKAAKRSLPLVPVPNVKSTLPEVKPEPHNDAEYTPTEPKPKRGRKKIINCRIPIQTTPQPSTSSQPDYFVDRGQETDIVAQISQILVSHDFNNRRTSRDLSKLISTVQQVVASGDLSSLPPGDEAATAIAQILLRKHSPVAAPPMPALTDIRTPPALVDIRTPPALVDIRTTPALTDIRTAPALTNIQTPPALTDVQHTIPSNQPLEQEDAETITGDLTSKPDANVKRKRRAAVSAQKKFDTIADDVVIDLNDDDWRNDDDFIVAPTRNPEPEKVERKEKKYKPGPKSKKKPTEIPPVETPQQLAQTIQQSINVEESILLSDDDIVPESRPPPVTVKQEPSTKKGDEEKYPLHPSLLTNENFIKIVAHTYLAGNPMLDEDAATLAARYSTSKALRETEATGKPIESGPIYDIAVQVLGIDILKKLHTSGPTADAKTNKQNQKALSDTEKKLSVATATPEPKQGLLKPKVTSDLMPKERKPMIANLGRVKLTPVTPVIAAPVVVPVGLIKNTSNSGAVAEECILPDDDDVHVVAEPAPPRRAPLPLHSAGAGAGRLLQDERLLTNIKVPIAPAPQAPPAPGAAKIKVAGSRPAPGPPAGTICLDSDDEDAAPPVPVTLTAATGARLELQMPHETPLRPARVEPVLDVDYYIGDGNPHAPPPAPGPSRRLARLAPKHAPATVCKPGDIIRIGKTGMVEVLSKVDSVPVSIGRGARPAPGKPAGERVSPAAGPKSAQSKIAINSASHAAAPKLTEPKTAPKPMEPKTAPKPTEPKTAPKPTERVTPKPAAKPAPKPAEKVAPKPALEPTEKPVRVDSGSSSSSRSASPVDADPLSILKDVVQIPADRYQSILSGQTTAEPYQSTPKSSSSKPTPQATPSKVNTTKKPPEKQPSILQKLNALKDIKAKEILKKTAEKPKKTITITKSSSAVFDSVDLTDVVAAPAPESKPDKVASKSSVTTKPSKKIETVVGTSKNIILTTKNKIAVGPAPPSSSKSSVRVTNMETLAPATVKGRVDKKRPAIKQEPEAPKRKKTEPMTLKDFDIDDIDDIIELE